Proteins encoded by one window of Superficieibacter sp. HKU1:
- a CDS encoding dihydrodipicolinate synthase family protein, giving the protein MTVQSQFAGVWCPAITPLDDDGKLDLNGLKQHLQRLTRANIDVILLMGSIGEFASFTLEERLTLIREARAMSSLKMVANVSSTCMNDIQRMAEEAYRVGYDAVMVLPPYYYGQTPKQLLSYFRQLGNTLGGNWFAYNFPARTGCDLTPDLIATLAAEFPHFAGIKDTVDCQSHTRSMIQATRAVREDFAVLSGYDEYYIPNLLAGGAGVISGLNNVMPELFVSAREAFKQGDLQTLREIQQSIGTYMSIYAIGDDFVSTIKTVVSRKFGYCTGVSRNAGGALNEHECRTIDKVFDIRG; this is encoded by the coding sequence GTGACGGTACAATCGCAATTTGCTGGCGTCTGGTGCCCTGCCATTACGCCACTGGATGATGATGGAAAGCTCGACCTGAACGGCCTGAAGCAGCATCTTCAACGCCTGACCAGAGCAAACATTGACGTGATTCTGCTGATGGGCAGCATCGGTGAGTTTGCGTCTTTCACGCTGGAAGAGCGATTAACCTTAATTCGCGAGGCCAGGGCGATGAGTTCGCTTAAGATGGTTGCCAACGTGTCATCGACCTGTATGAACGATATTCAGCGCATGGCAGAGGAGGCGTACCGCGTAGGCTACGATGCCGTGATGGTCTTACCCCCCTACTATTACGGACAAACGCCAAAACAGCTTCTCAGTTACTTCCGTCAGCTTGGCAATACTCTCGGCGGCAACTGGTTTGCCTATAACTTTCCGGCACGCACCGGCTGCGATTTGACGCCGGATCTGATTGCCACCCTCGCCGCTGAATTCCCGCACTTTGCCGGAATTAAAGATACCGTCGACTGCCAGTCTCATACCCGCAGTATGATCCAGGCGACCCGCGCCGTGCGTGAGGATTTTGCCGTACTTTCCGGTTATGACGAATATTACATCCCCAACCTGCTGGCGGGCGGCGCGGGCGTGATCTCCGGCTTAAACAATGTGATGCCGGAGCTATTTGTCAGTGCCCGCGAGGCGTTTAAGCAAGGCGATTTACAGACGTTGCGTGAGATACAGCAGAGCATCGGCACTTATATGTCCATCTATGCAATTGGTGATGATTTTGTCTCAACGATTAAGACCGTGGTATCGCGTAAATTCGGCTATTGCACCGGCGTATCGCGGAATGCGGGAGGCGCATTAAACGAGCATGAATGCCGCACGATTGATAAAGTGTTTGATATCAGGGGGTAA
- the kdgT gene encoding 2-keto-3-deoxygluconate transporter yields MQIKRKIEKIPGGMMLVPLFLGALCHTFAPGAGKYFGSFTNGMITGTVPILAVWFFCMGASIKLSATGTVLRKSGTLVVTKIAVAWLVAAIASRIIPEHGVEVGFFAGLSTLALVAAMDMTNGGLYASIMQQYGTKEEAGAFVLMSLESGPLMTMIILGTAGIASFEPHVFVGAVLPFLVGFTLGNLDPELREFFSKAVQTLIPFFAFALGNTIDLSVIAQTGLLGILLGVAVIVVTGIPLIIADKLIGGGDGTAGIAASSSAGAAVATPVLIAEMIPEFKPMAPAATSLVATSVIVTSILVPILTSIWSRKVKARAAKAEAAKAHVLGAVE; encoded by the coding sequence ATGCAGATTAAACGCAAGATTGAAAAAATTCCGGGCGGCATGATGCTCGTCCCGCTGTTCCTGGGCGCGCTGTGCCATACCTTTGCGCCGGGGGCAGGAAAATACTTCGGATCGTTCACCAACGGTATGATTACCGGGACGGTGCCAATTCTGGCGGTCTGGTTTTTCTGTATGGGCGCATCAATCAAGCTGAGCGCAACGGGGACGGTGCTGCGTAAATCCGGCACGCTGGTAGTGACCAAGATTGCAGTGGCCTGGCTGGTGGCGGCGATTGCCTCGCGCATCATTCCGGAGCACGGTGTGGAGGTAGGGTTCTTCGCCGGACTTTCCACGCTGGCGCTGGTGGCCGCGATGGACATGACCAACGGCGGACTCTACGCCTCCATTATGCAGCAGTACGGCACCAAAGAAGAAGCGGGCGCATTTGTCCTGATGTCGCTGGAATCCGGTCCGCTGATGACCATGATTATTCTGGGTACCGCAGGTATTGCGTCGTTTGAACCACACGTTTTTGTCGGTGCGGTCTTACCTTTCCTGGTAGGTTTTACGCTGGGTAATCTCGACCCGGAATTACGGGAATTTTTCAGCAAAGCGGTCCAAACGCTGATCCCTTTCTTCGCCTTCGCACTGGGTAACACCATTGATTTAAGCGTGATTGCGCAAACCGGACTGCTGGGTATTCTGCTGGGCGTGGCGGTGATTGTTGTGACCGGTATTCCGCTGATTATTGCTGATAAACTGATTGGCGGCGGTGACGGTACGGCGGGAATTGCCGCATCCAGTTCGGCGGGTGCTGCGGTGGCAACGCCGGTCCTGATCGCTGAAATGATCCCGGAATTTAAACCGATGGCCCCTGCGGCTACCTCGCTGGTCGCCACATCGGTGATTGTGACCTCCATTCTGGTGCCGATCCTGACCTCCATCTGGTCGCGGAAGGTGAAAGCCAGAGCGGCAAAAGCCGAAGCCGCAAAAGCGCATGTGCTGGGAGCGGTGGAATAA
- the sodA gene encoding superoxide dismutase [Mn] yields the protein MSYTLPSLPYAYDALEPHFDKQTMEIHHTKHHQTYVNNANAALESLPELANLPVEELIAKLDQVPADKKTVLRNNAGGHANHSLFWKGLKKGTTLQGDLKSAIERDFGSVEKFKEEFEKAAATRFGSGWAWLVLKDDKLAVVSTANQDSPLMGEAVAGVSGFPIVGLDVWEHAYYLKFQNRRPDYIKEFWNVVNWDEAAARFAAKK from the coding sequence ATGAGCTATACACTGCCATCCCTGCCGTATGCCTACGATGCCCTTGAACCGCATTTCGATAAGCAGACGATGGAGATCCATCACACCAAACATCACCAGACCTATGTCAATAACGCCAATGCCGCGCTGGAAAGCCTGCCGGAACTGGCTAACCTGCCGGTAGAAGAGCTGATCGCCAAACTGGATCAGGTCCCGGCAGACAAGAAAACCGTGCTGCGCAACAACGCTGGCGGCCACGCTAACCACAGCCTGTTCTGGAAAGGTCTGAAAAAAGGCACTACCCTGCAGGGCGATCTGAAATCGGCTATCGAGCGCGATTTCGGTTCCGTGGAAAAATTCAAAGAAGAGTTTGAGAAAGCGGCCGCTACCCGCTTTGGTTCTGGCTGGGCATGGCTGGTGCTGAAAGACGACAAACTGGCTGTGGTTTCTACCGCTAACCAGGACTCTCCGCTGATGGGTGAAGCCGTCGCCGGCGTTTCTGGCTTCCCGATCGTCGGTCTGGACGTGTGGGAACATGCTTACTACCTGAAATTCCAGAACCGTCGCCCGGACTACATCAAAGAGTTCTGGAACGTGGTCAACTGGGATGAAGCTGCAGCGCGTTTTGCAGCGAAGAAATAA